The DNA window ACCCCCAGGGTGTTCTGATAGGGGGCCACAGAGGGAGCAATCGGAATGTTCCTTTTTCTCTTTAAAATCACGATAGGCCTTTCCGTCCCCTTAAGGAGCCTCTCCTCCTCGGGGTCGACCTCGCAATACCTTTTGACCTCTTCGAGATCCCGGCACATGAGGGCGAAGGGTTTGTCTTCTCGAAACTTTCTGGATCGGAGGGTGGAGACCGCCTCTTCGTTGGTCGCATCGCAGGCCAGGTGGAAACCTCCGATCCCTTTGACGGCAAGGATGGCCCCTTTCTCGAGAAGGTCGAGGGCTGTCTCTATCGGATCGCCCGGGAGTTGGTGACCCTGTCGATCCCTCAGTTCGATGCGAGGGCCACAGGAAGGGCAGGCATTGGGCTGGGCATGGAAACGCCTGTCGGAAGGATCCTCATACTCTTTCTGACAAGAAGGGCACATGACAAATGCCGTCATGGTCGTCTTGTGCCTGTCATAAGGGATGTCCTGGATGATGGTGAACCTTGGGCCGCAGAGGGTGCAGTTGATGAAGGGGTATCGAAACCTGACGTTTTCGGGCGAAAAGAGCTCCGCCAAACAGGCCTCGCAGGTGGCAAGATCCGGGGAGATGAGGGTGAATTTTTCCGGGGCCTCCTCGCTCTGCCGGATCTCAAAATCGGAGTAGCCTACGGGCGGTAGGTAGTTGACCTCAAAGGTCTCGATCCGGGCAAGAGCGGGGGCCAGGGCTGGGATGTCCCGAATGAACCGCTCGAGATTTCCATCCCCGCTTTCGGCCTCGATGAAGACCCCTTGCTCGTTATTGAGGACCCATCCACGGATCTCGCGACGTTTCGCCAGGTTGTAGATGAAGGGCCTGAACCCAATCCCCTGGACGATCCCGGTGATTCGGATGGTCGCTCGCCTAAGCCTCATACACCTATACTAACCTTTTTTAGAGGGTTTTTCTAATGGGGGACCTGGTGGCAAAAAAAGATTGATCTTCCCCACCCTTCTATGATATGGACAGAGAAGGGCGCAGCAAGAAAGGAGAGAGCCTATGGAGAAGGAGCGAATGGAACTCTTCGAACAGAAGTTATTCAGTATTGCCAGGCGGGACGACGTGGAGAGGATGAGGCAGGAGTTCCTCGCCCTTATCCGAAGGTTAAAGGAGGAGCAGAAAGAGTCGGCCCTCAGGTGGCTGGAGGGGGTTCAGTCGGAGCTTGAGGGATTGAAAAGGGAGGCCAAGGTCGACCTCGGCCCGATCATGGACGGGATGAACGAACTTGGTTCGAAGATCGAGGCCCTCCTTTTCCAAATGTTCCAATCCCTGGAGCCCAAGATCAAAGAGGTGGTGGCAAGTGCCATCCGGGCAGGCTTGGAAGAGGTATCCCTCGGTCATCGGGAATTGAAGGAGGAGATCCGCTCTGGCCTCTTGAAACAGGAAGGACAGCTGACCTCCTCTTTCCGTTCCATCCAAGAGGAGGAGAGGGCGACCCTCCATCGATTCGGCACCGAGCTGAAGACCGAGATCCTCCAACGGACGGAGGGGTTCGATCAGTTGAAGGGCCTCCTTCAAAATGTGTCCGGCGAGATTGAAAGCCTGAACGAAAGGGTGAGGGATGGATTTCTGGAGGTTCGGGAGGAACTGGGCGCGATGATCAAGTTCTCTTACGCCGACCTCGATAAAAGGATCACCGCCCTGGAGGCCCGGGTCAAGGCCCTCGAAAAGAAGGTATTGCCTTCAGGGAATCTATGAACGATTCGATTTTCTTAACATTTGTTTGGCTTTCAAAAGGTATTCAATATCCTGTTGATCTTTGACGTTCGGCTTTCTAACTTTTTTTAGACGGACCAGATCATCAATTGAAGGGATTCGAAAACTGACTTTTGCTCTTTTATCCTCCTTGAGAACCGAATTGCCATAACACCCTTCAAATTCAATCGTCTCATTCTCAGTGTTCTTAACGCTCTTCTGGAAAAAGAGATCATACTTTTTAGTTCCCGAGTATCCTGTGACGATGGGGCTCTTGGTGTCAGGAGAATGGGAAAGGTCAAAATCGAGTTTTTCCGAAAGAAGGGATAATACCTTTTTCTTATCTTCCGGGTGGAACCAAAGATCATGGTCTGCTGTCAGGACCGGCCCTCCATAAAGAATTACCGCTCTCCGACCAATGATGAGGTATCGAACCCTCAGGCGATTCAATTCACGAAGGAGTTTGAAAAAATCAACCTCTTTTTCGAGTTTCATGCTTTTTCAGGCCAAACTTTCTAATAAACTCCTGAATCTCTTTCCATTCCCTATCGACGCATTCCAGTCTCTGGGCAGGAGAGAATCTGAGAAACCAGCGAAGATCTTCCTCAAGCTGGCGCTGTCGCCATAAAGGGATATCTTTAAGGGTTTTTGGGTATTTGATTTTTAAAGGTGCCATCCTATTGGACCCCAAAACCATATTATCATTTTTATTGGAACTTGTGAATATTTTGTTGGTTTGATAAAAATGAGGAAGAGCCGCTTCTTGACTGGTCTTAAAATAAGGCATTGACGAAGTCGGTAGCGTTAAAGGCTTTGAGGTCGTCGATGGCTTCGCCCACCCCGATATAACGGATGGGAATTTTCATCGCTTCGGTGATGCCCACGATGATCCCTCCTTTGGCCGTCCCATCCAGTTTGGTCAGGGCAATGCCGGTCACCCCGACGGCCTCGTGGAAAAGCCTGGCCTGGGAGATGGCATTCTGACCGGTGGTCGCATCGAGGACGAGGAGGATCTCGTGGGGCGCTCCCGGACACTGTCTGCCGACGATCCGCTTGATCTTTTTCAACTCCTCCATCAGGTTGACCTTGGTGTGTAGCCTGCCCGCGGTATCGATGAAGACGAGGTCGACGTCCCTGGCCAGCGCAGCCTGGATGGCGTCGAAGGCCACGGCGGAGGGGTCCGAACCCTTGGACTGCTTGATGAAATCCGCTCCGACCCGCCTGGCCCAGATCTCGAGCTGCTCCACGGCCGCAGCCCGGAAGGTGTCGGCCGCTCCGATGAGGATCTTCCTCTTCTGAGCGGCGTACTGGTGGGCGAGCTTGCCGATCGTGGTCGTCTTGCCCGTCCCGTTGACCCCCACGACCATGAAGACGAAGGGCCGGGTCTGATTGAAGTCGATGAGAAGAGGCCGTTCTGCCGTCCGGAGGATTCGCAGGATCTCCTCCCGGATGTAGGCCTTGACCTTTTCCGGATCCTGAAGGTCGCCCCTTTTGAGCCCTTGGCGGACGCCCTCGATCAGATCGGTCGTGGTTTTGACCCCGATGTCGGCCTCATAGAGCAAGGCCTCCAGTTCATCGAGG is part of the Thermodesulfobacteriota bacterium genome and encodes:
- the ftsY gene encoding signal recognition particle-docking protein FtsY codes for the protein MFGFFEKLKKGLSKTHQGFVEKIDRLFLGKKTIDQDLLDELEALLYEADIGVKTTTDLIEGVRQGLKRGDLQDPEKVKAYIREEILRILRTAERPLLIDFNQTRPFVFMVVGVNGTGKTTTIGKLAHQYAAQKRKILIGAADTFRAAAVEQLEIWARRVGADFIKQSKGSDPSAVAFDAIQAALARDVDLVFIDTAGRLHTKVNLMEELKKIKRIVGRQCPGAPHEILLVLDATTGQNAISQARLFHEAVGVTGIALTKLDGTAKGGIIVGITEAMKIPIRYIGVGEAIDDLKAFNATDFVNALF